In the Orenia marismortui DSM 5156 genome, one interval contains:
- a CDS encoding MATE family efflux transporter yields MEKRKNLYQLAGPIFIEILLFMLLGVADIFMLSQFDDRAAGAVGASNQLIGNLNLIFVIISAGTAVLVAQNVGAKRRDEVEKVSAVSLAMNLIVGIIISISMIFFGDQILIKIGVTPDLMKYASEYITIVGGALFFQAILNTLTAIIRSHGYTKETMIITVIMNIINIFGDAVFIFGLLGVPVLGVKGVAIATTFSRICATIAAFIFLFKKILSIKMFSHLNERPLIVLKKLFKIGFPAAMENMSYSLSQTVLMSIILINLGESAYITRTYVWTIVSFAMLFSIAIGQANQIMIGQLVGAREIEEAYQTGLKNFKIAMIFSVLGGIILFFFGQRFMSFYTQTDSIIMLGAVTLMVDAFLEPGRNFNIVLINGLRGAGDVIFPVVMAIISMWGIGVLGGYFFGIVLGYGLPGIWVGLLLDEWFRGICVLFRWRSRRWTKKALLG; encoded by the coding sequence ATGGAGAAAAGAAAAAACTTGTATCAATTAGCAGGACCTATTTTTATTGAAATCTTATTATTTATGCTATTAGGAGTAGCAGATATTTTTATGTTAAGTCAATTTGATGATAGGGCAGCTGGGGCTGTAGGAGCATCAAATCAGTTGATCGGTAACTTAAATCTTATATTTGTAATTATTTCTGCTGGAACAGCAGTCTTAGTGGCACAGAATGTTGGAGCTAAAAGAAGAGATGAAGTAGAGAAAGTAAGTGCTGTTTCATTAGCTATGAACTTAATAGTTGGAATAATAATTAGTATAAGTATGATCTTTTTTGGAGACCAAATACTAATTAAGATTGGAGTTACACCAGATTTAATGAAGTATGCTTCTGAATATATTACTATTGTAGGAGGGGCATTATTCTTTCAGGCTATATTAAATACTCTAACAGCTATTATTAGAAGCCATGGATATACTAAAGAGACGATGATAATAACTGTTATAATGAATATTATAAATATATTTGGTGACGCTGTCTTTATCTTTGGTTTGTTAGGTGTGCCAGTATTAGGGGTTAAAGGTGTAGCTATAGCAACTACCTTTAGTAGAATTTGTGCAACTATTGCTGCTTTTATATTCTTATTCAAAAAGATACTTTCAATCAAAATGTTCTCTCATTTAAATGAAAGGCCTTTAATAGTGCTAAAGAAACTCTTTAAGATAGGTTTTCCAGCAGCGATGGAGAATATGTCTTATAGCCTATCCCAGACGGTATTAATGAGTATTATATTGATTAATCTTGGCGAATCAGCTTATATAACTCGAACTTATGTCTGGACTATAGTTTCTTTTGCAATGCTTTTCTCAATAGCTATAGGGCAGGCAAACCAAATTATGATTGGGCAGTTAGTTGGAGCTAGAGAAATAGAAGAAGCTTATCAAACAGGACTGAAGAATTTTAAAATTGCTATGATTTTTTCAGTATTAGGTGGTATTATTTTATTCTTCTTTGGTCAAAGGTTTATGTCTTTTTATACGCAGACTGATAGTATTATAATGCTTGGTGCTGTAACATTAATGGTAGATGCATTTTTAGAGCCAGGCAGAAATTTCAACATTGTACTTATTAATGGTTTAAGAGGTGCAGGGGATGTGATTTTTCCTGTAGTTATGGCTATAATTTCTATGTGGGGAATTGGTGTTTTGGGAGGGTACTTTTTTGGAATAGTTTTAGGTTATGGTCTACCTGGTATTTGGGTAGGATTACTATTGGATGAATGGTTTAGGGGAATATGTGTGTTATTTAGATGGCGCAGTAGAAGATGGACAAAGAAAGCATTATTGGGGTAG
- a CDS encoding aldo/keto reductase → MNKRKLGNTELLVSEIGFGSWQLGNTKDWKGSTDQEAIELVHKAIEMGCNFFDTAPNYAGGKSEELLGKALKGKRDEVVISTKFGHFADGTTDYDPSLLRNSVENSLRLLQTDYVDSVLLHNPPFEMLNDNSKHFEILEELKKEGKIKAYGASVDSSKEMLELINTTDSKVIEVMFNIFYQEPKKAFELAEENGVGLIVKVPLDSGWLTGKYDKNSSFKGIRSRWSPEVIRRRGELVEEIKDIKDEQTSMVHEALRFILGFSAVSTVIPGIRNMSQLESNLAATNKRMDSKQIKRYEDFYERHLAGNDLPW, encoded by the coding sequence ATGAATAAAAGAAAATTAGGAAACACAGAATTATTAGTTTCAGAGATAGGTTTTGGAAGTTGGCAATTGGGTAATACAAAGGATTGGAAAGGATCAACAGATCAAGAGGCGATTGAGTTGGTTCATAAGGCAATAGAAATGGGCTGTAATTTTTTTGATACAGCTCCTAACTATGCAGGAGGAAAGAGTGAAGAATTACTTGGAAAGGCTTTAAAGGGGAAAAGAGATGAAGTAGTTATTAGTACGAAATTTGGACATTTTGCTGATGGAACTACTGATTATGATCCATCACTACTGCGTAATTCAGTAGAGAATAGCTTAAGATTATTACAGACTGATTATGTAGATAGTGTGCTACTACACAACCCTCCCTTTGAAATGCTAAATGATAATAGTAAGCATTTTGAAATTTTAGAAGAGTTGAAGAAAGAAGGTAAGATTAAAGCTTATGGTGCTTCTGTTGATAGTAGTAAAGAGATGTTAGAGTTGATCAATACTACAGATTCTAAAGTTATTGAGGTTATGTTTAATATTTTTTATCAAGAGCCAAAGAAGGCTTTTGAATTAGCTGAAGAAAATGGAGTAGGATTAATTGTTAAAGTACCTCTAGATTCTGGATGGTTAACAGGTAAGTATGACAAGAATAGTAGCTTTAAGGGGATTAGATCAAGATGGTCTCCGGAAGTAATTAGAAGGCGTGGAGAATTAGTAGAAGAGATTAAAGATATTAAAGATGAACAGACTAGTATGGTACATGAAGCACTAAGATTTATCTTAGGATTTTCTGCTGTTTCTACAGTAATTCCAGGTATCAGAAATATGTCACAGCTAGAATCTAATTTAGCAGCTACTAATAAAAGAATGGATTCTAAGCAGATAAAGAGGTATGAAGATTTTTATGAGAGGCATTTAGCAGGAAATGATTTGCCTTGGTAA
- a CDS encoding glucose-1-phosphate adenylyltransferase: protein MKTLALVLAGGRGTRLDILSEDRAKPGVPFGGKFRLIDFVLSNCVNSGIYDIGVLTQYLPLSLNNHIGIGKPWDLDRRIGGVTILQPYTGKQGGWYKGTAHAVYQNLNYIKKNKPEYIIILSGDHVYKMNYDKMISYHIEQGADLTIATQKVDWDDVNQFGILELDQNMQIVDFVEKPDNPVSNLASMGIYVFTADILIQKLEAFCNQDNSDFGHHIIPEMIENNKVFAYEYKGYWRDVGTLKSFWEANLALTDDLPELNLYDDGWKIHTRSEEKPPVKFGQKGRANNSLVSNGCIINGVVENSVLSPGVVIEEGAVVRDSIILNNTVISKDSIVCKCIIDKSSVIGVNSHLGFGGDMTCSDEKPNLLANGLNVIGKGVRIPANTQIGRNCRILSGVTEVDFESKHISSGSTVSIMEDDEEEYIADIAQ from the coding sequence ATGAAGACATTGGCTTTAGTTTTGGCAGGAGGAAGAGGGACAAGGTTAGATATCTTATCAGAAGATAGAGCAAAACCAGGTGTTCCTTTTGGAGGAAAGTTTAGATTGATAGATTTTGTTTTGAGTAATTGTGTTAATTCCGGAATCTATGATATAGGAGTTTTAACCCAATACTTACCATTGTCATTAAACAATCATATAGGTATTGGTAAACCATGGGATTTAGATAGAAGAATAGGGGGAGTAACTATCTTACAACCTTATACTGGTAAGCAAGGTGGTTGGTATAAGGGAACGGCTCATGCAGTTTATCAAAATTTGAATTATATTAAAAAGAATAAGCCAGAATATATAATTATTTTATCTGGAGATCATGTTTATAAGATGAACTATGATAAGATGATATCCTATCATATAGAACAAGGAGCCGACTTAACCATTGCTACTCAGAAAGTAGATTGGGATGATGTAAATCAATTTGGGATATTAGAGCTAGATCAGAATATGCAGATTGTAGATTTTGTTGAAAAGCCTGATAATCCAGTAAGTAATTTAGCTTCAATGGGTATATATGTCTTTACAGCTGATATTTTAATTCAAAAATTAGAAGCTTTTTGTAATCAAGATAATTCAGATTTTGGACATCATATTATACCAGAGATGATTGAGAATAATAAAGTATTTGCTTATGAATACAAAGGTTATTGGAGAGATGTAGGTACTTTAAAATCTTTTTGGGAAGCCAATTTGGCCTTAACAGATGATCTACCAGAATTAAATTTATATGATGATGGCTGGAAGATACATACTAGAAGTGAAGAAAAGCCACCAGTTAAATTTGGCCAAAAGGGTCGGGCTAATAATAGTTTAGTTTCAAATGGATGTATAATTAATGGAGTAGTAGAAAATTCAGTACTATCTCCTGGAGTAGTTATAGAAGAGGGAGCAGTAGTTAGAGATTCTATTATTCTTAATAATACTGTAATTAGTAAAGATTCTATAGTTTGCAAATGTATTATTGATAAGAGTTCTGTTATTGGGGTTAATTCTCATCTTGGATTTGGTGGGGATATGACCTGTAGTGATGAGAAGCCTAATCTACTAGCGAATGGATTGAATGTGATTGGCAAAGGGGTTAGAATTCCTGCTAATACTCAAATTGGTCGTAATTGCAGAATCTTATCAGGTGTTACTGAGGTTGATTTCGAAAGTAAACATATTTCTAGTGGAAGTACTGTTAGTATAATGGAAGATGATGAAGAAGAATATATAGCTGATATTGCTCAATAG